gttttgttagtaGCAATTcaagatatatgtataaaacaATGGTGTTTTTTGTGTAAGAgtgttttgcactttatttaaattaggatattttacatttattttgtagacTTTGATTGGCAGCCGTTGCTGAAAGTCATTTGaccgttttttttgtttgtttgttttgtttttttttgattgaagattgttttgcagtgaaggtgttttattgtaataattcagggaatacctgtaaaataacagtgtttttctgtagaaaaatattaatgaaaatttctgttaacgttttttacactttatttaaattagaatattttacttaattttaaggtttttgtttAACAGCCGTAGCTGACAgtcattgaccatttttttacgatttatttttttacagtgcattggatgttgtttatttttcttctaCAAAGTGATACTTGGGCATTTCAACAACCAGAAGATCAATATGGACTCATCTTTATCAGTAGTTTTTGATATGCACTCTGTACTGTGCTGCTTGCATAAGAAAACCGTACAGGGGTTGTGAGCACTTATTAAAGACACATAAGATACATTACAAGAACTGTGTTAGAAGCAGTGTTGAGTAATTTactcttaaaaaaagtaattaattactaactactaattacatcttcaacagtgtaattagttTAATATACTAATTgctctctctaaaaagtattgcattatttattacTAATTGTTTTCTAAATTCCATGTCAATCACGACCACTAGAACAATACAAGGATTgacatgaaactgctcttttaattctttcaaataaacaatataaaattgcatGAATTATTCTTAAATTGACCAAACTATTTAAACGgagttaaaaacacatttaatgttaaattaaatgttaagttaaatatataaaaaaataaatttaattaagttaaattttgatgttaaacccactgtttttttctttttatagaattgttctatagtctatacatatttaacgcaattacaacagaagtaaatgtaattaaatgacagaaaaattaagagtaaccccttattgtattttttttttttttaaagaaaatgtaattaaattactgtatttaattagtaatacataaaatacaataattagtagtaatgcattacacccaacactggttaGAAGAATGGAAAGTGATTGTCTTGTCTCATGTCATTACGTTAAAGTTTGCATTCCTGTttactacaaaaataaaaatatttccagTTGCTTCATTGGTACTGCTGCCATCCAGTACTTTACGTGGTTTAATACTCTATCATGAGTTAAGAGAGCTTCTGGTGACTACTGTTTACTCTTCGTAGTTAATAATTGGAGCATTTTctataaacacaaaaaagtaaACAGAGTAAAGGTTAGTTTTCTGATAATACGTACTGACAAAATATAGGCTTGATAATTTAGTCCAGTTTGGGGAAAGATAAGGCTGCTGCCCGGATAGGTGGGAAAATTATGTCCACAAAATTTTATAGGATATGACTTAAATGCATGTCGAtctaataataagaataatgtCTGCATCTCTTTTACTATAatgttgtaaaaatgtttctgttatGTTTCTTCAGGACCTAAATTTATCTATTGGCTCAACTTGAACAGCAATCATGGAAAATAACATTGTATATTTGTGGATTTGTGCTTTTGCAATTGTTTATCCAGTCGTCCATGGAAATCAAGAGACTTTACCGCAACATACTGCCAGTGAAAAACTTCCATCATTGATAAAGATGAACAATGATTTTGCTTTTCAGCTGTACAAAAGGCTTGTAGAAATGCCAGAGTATCAGTCCAAGAATATCTTCTTCTCTCCATTCAGTGTGTCCATGGCCCTTTCTGAGCTGTCTTTAGGAGCCGGTGGTGAGACCAAACAGCAGCTTCTCAGAGGCATCGGCCATAACAGCTCGATCTTCAGCACTGAAGAAATGCACCAGATGTTCCACCATCTCCTGGAAGAAATCGATCAGAGGACAGGGGTGGACATCGATGTTGGCAGTGCACTTTATGTAAACGACACATTTAAGCCCTTTCCTGAGTTCTTGGAGAAGATGAAGGAGTTTTACCACTCTGAAGGCTTCACTGTGGATTTCAGCATCAGAGAAACATTAGATAAAATTAACACATATGTGAAGGACAAAACACATGGGAAAATAAATCAAGCAGTTGGTGATTTGGAATCTGATACTGTGATGCTCCTTCTCACgtacatatattttaaaggtaAACAGACATACACAAATACAATAGTCATACTGTTGTAGTTCTGGTAATGTCATTGTCTTGGATCCATTTAAATAATTCTAGTCTTTCTTCCCAAGGAAAATGGGACATGCCATTTAACCCAAGCAGGACCCGCAAGGATACCTTTCATGTGGACGCTGAGACCACCGTTCCAGTACAAATGATGCACCAATACGAATCCCTCAAAGTTTATTATGATGCTGAACTCACTTCTAAAGTCCTCTGTCTTGACTACAATGACTCTTTCTCCATGTTTCTGGCTGTCCCAGATGTTGGCATAAGATATAAGACCATCAAAGATCTGGAGATGGCCATCTCTAGACAGCACATTGAAAAATGGAGGAGAGCTGTCCAGAAAAGGTTGGTTGTCATAATTTCTTTtactgtaaatcataattaagGCTATCCTAACTGATTTATAAAAGCCTAGATGTTCAAATGTTTGTAAGTTCAATCTCTCTCTATGGACCAGACgatcattaatttatttatttatttattatcctTCAGAAAAGTAGACATCTATGTCCCCAAGCTGTCTCTGAAAACATCATATTACTTGAATGATATTTTGAAAGGAATGGGAATGGCTGATATGTTTACAGATAAAGCCGACTTTACAGGAATTTCAGAAGAAgagattttcatttcaaaggtAAAGTCTCAAATCACTTTCTATGATTTAAAATtaacagaagatattttatatactataaaaacagcaatttttaaGAGAACTCATTTTGAATTACTTTCAGGCTTTGCATAAAGCTACTCTCGATATAGATGAGGAGGGAACCACTGCAGCAGCAGTGACAACAGTTTTATTCAGACCAATGTCTTACAACCCAATGCAGACTTTGAGTTTTGACCATCCATTCATGATCTTTATCACTGACCGAAAAAATGATAACATCCTCTTCTTTGGAAAAGTTGTCAACCCCACGGAAAAACAGTGATGTGGCAACCAAGATGTCATATCAAACATTAGCCAGCAGGTGGACATGTTTTAACAATTTGTGCCATCTACAGCGAGTTGATATACAAAGGTACTCAATCCTTCTCCTAGGttcactttcctgcagagtttagttccagtGCTTATcaaacacctgaaccagcttaTTAAACTGTTTGGATTTAGTTGTTTGGAAATAAATTGCAGGAAGGAGAATCTACAGGACAGGCATTTCTAGATCTGTTTCCTCTGGTCAGTCAAGTGGCAACTGTTATATGTAATGCTTGATCAGAAAAAGGTGTAGAAAaatgttaagtaaaaaaaaaaaaatataataaaaaaaactgacgATACAGCCTTTGTCATATTACTTTCATACACCACGCAGTTGCTATAAAGATTATAATCTGTATCTATCGATTTTATTACCCAGCTCTGGATTGAAAAGGgaaaaaagctaataattagTGAAATAAGTAAAATAGTATATGTGCTTTGGAACAAACATATTGCTTTTTAAACATGACAGTATCATGCACACAAAAACACTAGTTTCAGCATCCAGCTGCTAATGCTTTTTCGTTTTTTGTCAGGAAAGGCACAAGGTACTAGCTTCTGATGTTTTCATTGcggcagaatttttttttttttttttttttttttggtttgcatTTAGCTTTTTGGTTGCATTTAGCTTGGTCTTGGCCTTGCTGTGTAACTGCTTAGGGCATCATGAGTTAAATCCTATGCTATCCTGTGTGCCCTGATCAGTTTCCACCATCTGTCTGATAAATTAAAAgcctaaaattatatatatatatatatatatatatatatatacgttaCGGAACACAGATTCACAACAATGTAGAAATGAATATGAGAGTTTATTTGCAGATGTAGGTGATGGAAACAAGCAGGTGAGCAAAGCAGTTCAAGCAATAATGCAATAATGGATGGATCCTgctagaaattttacgttcccagaacattctctgGTGTTAAGGACGTTGCCTAGTAATGTTCCCAGTacgttcagagacggtcacaatgtggagttctttggtttgggggacgttatttggtggaTCTTCAGGAAACATTCAggatgttctctgaacgtttagggaaccatattttatttggaaatgttctcagaacgtccctgctgcccttgtcaaaaaattgaattgaaaattagAGCTAAATTGACTAACAAAAGTagctgttcaaacaaaaactaatttttctgaaatgtcttacaaaaaaaaaaaagctttttacaggtgttttctggattattatgaatttttttctttaaaatgcaaatcTATTGCAGTAAGTCATTAACTGACAACAGCACATGTATGAGCTAATGTAACTGCTgtatcactgcatcagcaactactgtctttaaataaagcaacaagcAGCAT
This Ctenopharyngodon idella isolate HZGC_01 chromosome 5, HZGC01, whole genome shotgun sequence DNA region includes the following protein-coding sequences:
- the LOC127513540 gene encoding alpha-1-antiproteinase-like encodes the protein MENNIVYLWICAFAIVYPVVHGNQETLPQHTASEKLPSLIKMNNDFAFQLYKRLVEMPEYQSKNIFFSPFSVSMALSELSLGAGGETKQQLLRGIGHNSSIFSTEEMHQMFHHLLEEIDQRTGVDIDVGSALYVNDTFKPFPEFLEKMKEFYHSEGFTVDFSIRETLDKINTYVKDKTHGKINQAVGDLESDTVMLLLTYIYFKGKWDMPFNPSRTRKDTFHVDAETTVPVQMMHQYESLKVYYDAELTSKVLCLDYNDSFSMFLAVPDVGIRYKTIKDLEMAISRQHIEKWRRAVQKRKVDIYVPKLSLKTSYYLNDILKGMGMADMFTDKADFTGISEEEIFISKALHKATLDIDEEGTTAAAVTTVLFRPMSYNPMQTLSFDHPFMIFITDRKNDNILFFGKVVNPTEKQ